The genomic DNA GTAACTTCAATCGGTCCCCCGCCTGTTGAAAACGGGTCACTCTGTGTCGTTTCCGCCCGATTCTGAGCGTTTGATTGATAGTTTGGTGTATTCGTATACCCAGACTGTTGACCACCGTTATTCGATGCGCTAGGCGTATTTCCCGCATTGCTGTTTTTCGGCTCAAGGAACTGAGTACTATCCGCAACAACTTCTGTCGTATAAACTCTCTTGCCATCCTGCCCCTCGAAACTGCCTGTTTGAATCCGACCATCAACTCCGGCGAGACTACCTTTCCGCAAGAAGTTCGCAATGTTCTCCGCCTGTTTGCGCCAAGCGACGCAACTGACAAAATCGGCTTGTTGTTCACCATCGTTTTTGAATGGTCGATTGACTGCTAACGTGAAGCGACATACAGCGATTCCAGTTTGTGTATATTTAAGCTCAGGATCTTTTGTGAGCCTGCCGACTAGTACGACTCGGTTTATCATTCGTCATCCTCCTCGCAACAGCACATGCCTTCCTCTTCATAGTTGTTGCATTTCTTGCAATACTTATCTGTTTCAAAGCCGATAAATTGGTACTGCGGCCTGACATGGTATTCCTTCCCGCACGATCTGCTGGTGCAGTGATGATAATCCCCCGCTTCATCCCAGATACTGTGGTTCGGTTCTTCTACATAGCCGCAATACGGACAAGTTTGCTCGTCTGTCATTCCGCCACCTCGACTTTCATTTCCTGTGCGTGTATTTCCAACGGGAATTTAATTTGGCAATACGGGCAAGTGATTTCGTTCAGTAACTTCGCCATTTCATCTGCCGGTTTCGGTAAACCTAGTGGTAGAAAGAAAACATGTCCATGACCGCACGTGAATTTGTGAACTCTCATTCCGCCACCGCCCTTTTAACCGCTAGCAACCTAACAAGAGATTGATAGTCCATGTCGAGAAATGATTCACCATTCGGCCCCTTGGTAACTCTGTGTACCATGACCAATTCGTTGTGCACGTACAATAATTTTTGTAGGTTCATACCGTTTGCTCTCCTCCCAATTCGCGTAATAACTCCTGACGCATTCGCTCAATCTCCGAATTTGATTCAGTCGGAATGATACGTTCAGGTTGCTTGTCCTTGGCAAACCATTCAGGCGTAATTTCCTCACGTGTAGACTTTTTTGATTTCGTCTGCGCTGGGAAATGTCGGTCAAGGATAAAACCAACGCAATACGACAGCGAGTGAATCCGATCTCTCGAGTGTCGAGGGTTATAATTCCTGAACGCCTCCTCCAAACTGCTGATTGCTTCCAGAAGAGGAACGCCTGCAGCTTGAATCTCTTTTGCAGCATTCAAGTCAGCTGGTTTGAAATCGAATCCAAATGCACGTAATTCTACAAATCGATTTAGCAACTGTCGAAGATAATTTTCCGATTCGTCATTCGCATTTTGGATTTTGGGTTTCACAAGATTTTCGACAATCGGATTTTCAAAATCAGCAGCGCCTTTCTTTACCTCTGTTTTTATGTTTATTGTCTTTAATATTTCTTTTGTATTTATAGGGGTGTCATCTTGACCTACTCTAGAGGTGTCACCGTGACCACTACTAAGGGGTGTCGGCATGACCACTGGTGGGGTGTCACTTTGACCACTACTAGGGGGTGTCGTTTCGCCCGCTAGGGGTGTCGGCATGACTACTCCTAAATCCTCTCTAGAGGTGTCGTTTCGACCACTACTAGATTCATAATTCCATGTGCTAGGGGTGTCATTTTGACCTACTCTAGAGGTGTCACCGTGACCACTACTAATCTCCATCCCCGCATACTTTTTGATGGTCCAAGTTGCATAATTTTTATTGAATTCGACAATTTTAGGACTGGTTCCAACGGGTGCTTTGACCTCGATAATCACCTTATTTTCTTCGAGTGATTTAAGTGTTTCGATGACCCTTTTTCTTTGCAATCCTGTCTGCCGAATGATTTGATTCAAGCTAAATTCACACTGTTTTCTATTCCATCCATAGGTGTTGCGCCATAATGCCAGGAGCAACTTAAACTGATTTTGCGTGAACTGGAAGGACTGGATGGCATCCAGCAGCTCATTGGCTATCTTGGTGAATCCGTGTTCCAACTGGACATCAGCCACTTAATACACCCTCTTTATGACTTTGTTAAGGCACGTACACAAGCTTCCCAGTAGCCGCTTGTACTGCCCGTTTAAACTCTTCCTCGTTGCTGTTCGTGTCGCTCAAATGGAGCAAATGAATCTCCTGTACTCGTGATAGATCGTTAGCTTTAAAGAATTCAAGCAAGTTCTCCAATGAGAAGTGGCTCCCGATAATTCGGTTTGCCAGAAATTCATGAACGCGTCCCGAATCCGTATTTTCATCAAGTATTTTTCTCGAATAGTTACACTCAATCATCAAGTGCGTAAGGCCTTTGAATCTGTATTTCACGTAGTAAGTGTCTGTTGCAAAGAGCAACTTGCTGCCGTTCTCGCTTTGAATAAGAAAGCCGTGATTTTCTACATCGTGTTGAACATCAAAGGGCAATATAGTGAATGTGCCGACTTTGAACTGTTGCTTATTTTCATACCGTCTAATTCGGTTGTGCTGTATGCCTATTTCGCTTTCAGTTGACTTCGACATATAAACATCCATCGAAGCGTCCAACGCCCCCTGTACCCCTTTGCAGTGGTCTTGGTGGCTATGCGAAATTAAACATGCTGCTACTTTCGTAGTTTCATAGTTTAATGCCCGTTGAATCCTCTTAAACTGGATTCCCAGCTCAATTAAGAGCCGGGTTTCTCCATCGTCTATTAGATAGCAGTTGCCGGTACTTCCGGTTGCTAACGTTTTAATCTGGATCATTAGAAGCCAGGCCCATTCGATGTAACTGGTTGCTGTTCGAACATCGCCTGTTGAACGGGTTCTTCCTGCCTCTGTACCGGTTCAGTAGGTATCTCGATAACCTGTGGTTCTGGTGCTATATCCAAATCCTCTGTATTCGCATTTTGTTGAATTTCGTATTCTGGATTAATTTCTTTACGTTCGTTTTCGTACTCGTTTTCCGTAGAGTTGTTGATTGCTTCAATGAGTAGATCACTGTCATCGCTTGTATTAATAAAAGCTTTCGCTGCGCGATTGATTACAGTTCGTTTAGCCATTTCACCAGGGAATTTCTTGTGAACCGCTTGTCCTGTTTTAGACTGTCCCCAAGATGTTTCGATTTCATTCCTGGTCATGGCTGTCATGATTTCCTCACCGTCTGCCGTTTGAATAACGGCGTATGCCCCGATAACATCTTTGTCTCGGTTTTCAAATGCTGTTTTGTGAATGACTAACTTTTCGCGACCCCGGTCGTTTTCGTACTCGAATACATCGTCTTTGTAGATCACGTTGGCCCAAATGTCATTGACGCCATTGAGCCGCTTTAAAACGGCTTGTGTGCCGAAATATGAGCGAAGCATTTGTAATTGTGTGCCGTATACAATGAAATAGCATTGCGTTTTCGCTGGGCTTAACCCTTGTACCACCATGTCGAGCAAAGAGTTGGCAATAGATTCTTTTGTACAAACTTCCAATGCCGGTTTACCACTGCGGTCTTTCACTTCTTGTAGCTTGAAAAAAGCACTTTTTAAAGCATTGCTGTGACTGTAATTAGGAGGGAGTGCTAGTCCCTCTGATTGCAGTTCGGCGATTTTATTGTTTACTGAATCCGTGATGTCACGTTGGATGATTGCTAGTTGGTTTTGGTTAGTCATTTATTTGTCCTCCTGTATTTTCACTAAGTTTTCTTTGCCAAGAAAAAGATAGTCTTCATCGTAAAAATCAGCGTCAATTGCATACTTCATTTCCGGTTCCCGAAAATCGTTTACACTGACAATAGACCCTTCTCCCATAGGAATGCCGTCATTATTAAGAACTGTCACTCTATCTCTCGCCTTTAAAGTCATACAGCACTCTCCTCGTGTAGCATCTGCATACCTTCTTCAATCAACCGTTCCGCGTTGCTTTTTTCGACTCCTTGCTTTTCAACGCGCAACTGCTTGTCCTTTTCGGATACAACGAGACTGATAAGCTGTGAATCCGTATCAATCAGCTTCGTCACCGCTTCCGCATTATCAACGAAGATAGGAGCTCGGATGCCAAAGTGTTCCGTCAATGTATTAATGATGTCGATGCCAACGTTGATACGTGCAGCGTTGTTCAGACCGCTTGAATATGGGACACCTTCGTACAAAGTTTCACAAACTTCCGTAATACCACCGTTGATTTGCGTATCGAACAATTTGAAGCGCGCATACTTGAATTTCGAGTTGATTTTTTCAGTAAGCAATTCAACTTTCGACCGGATGAATTCTTCCGTTAAGAACAATTCGTGTTCTAGTTTTTCAAACTCAGTAGCCAGTTCTTTTTGTTGTTCTTCGAGTTCTGCGATTCTCTTACGGGAAGCTACTATTTGCGCTAACTGCGCTAGTTGAGTGTTGATTTCATTACGTTTAACACGAAGACCAGCAACCTCTTTTTCAATGTCCACAACGGCTTGCTGAGCGTTTTCTTTCAACGTCCCAATTTGTTGGTTTAGATCTTCAACTTCTTCTAGTTTGGATAAATAACGCTTGTCTTGTCGTGCATCCTTTACAGCTTGTCTAAGCGTGGTTAGTTCATTAGTTAGCTTTGCTACCACTTTCTCTTTCGCTTCAATTTGTGGGTGCAGTGACATCACTGTTGCTTTTAATTTCTCTATTCGTTCAAGCGTTTGCGCCTTATCTTCCGCAATCGCTTTTCCGTTGTTTGTGATCCGTTCAAGTTCAGTAGACTTCGCTAGGTTAAATGCCGCGACCACCTTTTCTTTCGCCGCTTCAACTTCCTCAACCGGTAAGGATTGATTACAAGTTGGGCATACGCCGTCCGGGTCATGTTCGTGTGTGTAAACACGTTCATCTTCTTTGGCCCATCGTTCACGTAGATCCACTAGTTTTTCATCAAAACGGGTGATGTCCTTTTCTAGTAAAGCTACCTGGTGCTCGGCATCATCTTTCTTGCGGTTCAGAATCGCAATGTTCGACTGTTCTTCTTGGATTTTTGCGTTAACCT from Sporosarcina sp. FSL K6-1522 includes the following:
- a CDS encoding RecT family recombinase, producing the protein MTNQNQLAIIQRDITDSVNNKIAELQSEGLALPPNYSHSNALKSAFFKLQEVKDRSGKPALEVCTKESIANSLLDMVVQGLSPAKTQCYFIVYGTQLQMLRSYFGTQAVLKRLNGVNDIWANVIYKDDVFEYENDRGREKLVIHKTAFENRDKDVIGAYAVIQTADGEEIMTAMTRNEIETSWGQSKTGQAVHKKFPGEMAKRTVINRAAKAFINTSDDSDLLIEAINNSTENEYENERKEINPEYEIQQNANTEDLDIAPEPQVIEIPTEPVQRQEEPVQQAMFEQQPVTSNGPGF
- a CDS encoding replication protein is translated as MADVQLEHGFTKIANELLDAIQSFQFTQNQFKLLLALWRNTYGWNRKQCEFSLNQIIRQTGLQRKRVIETLKSLEENKVIIEVKAPVGTSPKIVEFNKNYATWTIKKYAGMEISSGHGDTSRVGQNDTPSTWNYESSSGRNDTSREDLGVVMPTPLAGETTPPSSGQSDTPPVVMPTPLSSGHGDTSRVGQDDTPINTKEILKTINIKTEVKKGAADFENPIVENLVKPKIQNANDESENYLRQLLNRFVELRAFGFDFKPADLNAAKEIQAAGVPLLEAISSLEEAFRNYNPRHSRDRIHSLSYCVGFILDRHFPAQTKSKKSTREEITPEWFAKDKQPERIIPTESNSEIERMRQELLRELGGEQTV
- the ssb gene encoding single-stranded DNA-binding protein, whose product is MINRVVLVGRLTKDPELKYTQTGIAVCRFTLAVNRPFKNDGEQQADFVSCVAWRKQAENIANFLRKGSLAGVDGRIQTGSFEGQDGKRVYTTEVVADSTQFLEPKNSNAGNTPSASNNGGQQSGYTNTPNYQSNAQNRAETTQSDPFSTGGGPIEVTDDDLPF
- a CDS encoding MBL fold metallo-hydrolase, which translates into the protein MIQIKTLATGSTGNCYLIDDGETRLLIELGIQFKRIQRALNYETTKVAACLISHSHQDHCKGVQGALDASMDVYMSKSTESEIGIQHNRIRRYENKQQFKVGTFTILPFDVQHDVENHGFLIQSENGSKLLFATDTYYVKYRFKGLTHLMIECNYSRKILDENTDSGRVHEFLANRIIGSHFSLENLLEFFKANDLSRVQEIHLLHLSDTNSNEEEFKRAVQAATGKLVYVP